The genome window GTGTACGCTTTATCCGACTTTCAGGGTTAAAAGCCCTGCACCGGAAACCATGGCATCCTTTAATGATGTGGTCTCGGCCTTCACCCTTCAGGTGGAGGCCATCGTGGCCGATGCCGTAAAGGCCACCTCACTTCTGGAAGAAGCAAACCGGCGTTTCCGCACGGCCCCCCTCAATTCCATGCTCACTAAAGGGTGCATGGAAAGGGGACGGGATGTAACTTGGGGAGGGGCTGCCTATGATTTTACCTCCTATCAGGCAGTGGGCCTTGCCGATGTAGCGGACTCCCTCCTTGTCATCGAAAAACTTGTATTCAGGGAAAAAAAGCAAAGCCTTGGAGATCTTGTAAGGATTTTAAAATCTGATTTCAAAGGTGAAGAGGCCTTACGCCAAAGCCTTGCCACCCGAGACCCCAAATACGGCAATGGCAATTCCGAAGCGGATAAGATGTTTCAGCTTGTGGCAGATATTTTTACGAAAGCCGTCACCCGCCACAAAAACAGCCGTGGGGGAAAATATCTTGCGGGAATGTACTCCATGACCTGCCACACGGCCTTTGGAAAATGGACGGGAGCTTCGGCTTCGGGCCGCAGGGCAGGCCATGGGCTGGCAAATGGTTTTTCCCCTGCTACAGGTGCGGACAGAACAGGGCCGACAGCCCTTCTGCGTTCCGCAGCTTCTCTGGATACCTCAAACTGGGGAAACGGAGGGGCGCTGAACTTAAGGCTTGGCACCACCTTTGTGAAGGGAAAAGCCGGAGAAAAACTTCTGGCAGGACTGCTGCGTTCCTATCTGGTTACCCAGGGGGGCATGC of Desulfobotulus mexicanus contains these proteins:
- a CDS encoding glycine radical domain-containing protein is translated as MTCHTAFGKWTGASASGRRAGHGLANGFSPATGADRTGPTALLRSAASLDTSNWGNGGALNLRLGTTFVKGKAGEKLLAGLLRSYLVTQGGMQVQLNVLDAETLRQARSHPDLYPGLLVRIAGYCAYFQDLAPEVQDELIERTIHG